One window of the Etheostoma spectabile isolate EspeVRDwgs_2016 chromosome 16, UIUC_Espe_1.0, whole genome shotgun sequence genome contains the following:
- the sigmar1 gene encoding sigma non-opioid intracellular receptor 1, which yields MSVVKTILKLFLFAIVTVLAVLLLRHWMATKQYVFNKEDVAKLAKQYAGQDHEQAFSKVVVELRKRYPGHILPDEDLQWVFVNAGGWMGSMCLLHASLTEYVLLFGTAVDTGGHSGRYWAEISDTIISGTFRQWKEGTTKSEMYYPGDTIIHSVGEATSVQWSTGTWMVEYGRGFIPSTLGFALADTLFSTQDFLTMFYTARVYVKGLLLEAGTLLTEAGVF from the exons ATGTCTGTAGTCAAAACGATTTTAAAACTCTTCCTATTCGCCATAGTCACCGTCCTGGCCGTGCTGCTCCTGCGGCACTGGATGGCCACCAAGCAGTACGTTTTCAACAAAGAAGACGTCGCCAAATTGGCCAAACAGTACGCAG GACAGGACCATGAACAGGCCTTCTCCAAAGTGGTGGTGGAGCTCAGAAAGAG GTATCCTGGCCACATCCTGCCAGACGAGGACCTGCAGTGGGTGTTTGTGAACGCCGGAGGTTGGATGGGCTCCATGTGTCTCCTCCACGCCTCGCTCACGGAGTATGTGCTGCTGTTTGGTACTGCAgtggacacaggaggacactcGG GTCGTTACTGGGCTGAGATTTCTGACACCATCATATCCGGCACTTTCAGACAGTGGAAGGAGGGGACAACCAAGAGTGAAATGTACTACCCTG GTGACACCATCATACACAGTGTAGGTGAGGCCACTTCAGTCCAGTGGAGCACCGGGACGTGGATGGTGGAGTATGGCCGAGGTTTCATTCCTTCCACGCTGGGATTTGCGTTGGCAGACACCCTGTTCAGCACCCAGGACTTCCTTACGATGTTCTACACCGCCCGTGTCTATGTCAAGGGTCTGCTACTTGAGGCTGGTACACTACTTACAGAGGCCGGCGTTTTCTGA